Sequence from the Bos javanicus breed banteng chromosome 11, ARS-OSU_banteng_1.0, whole genome shotgun sequence genome:
TGTACCTGAAGCCTGCTCCATCTCTGCGCACAGTATAGCTGAGTGCCATGAACCAAGAAATCCCACTTCCTCCCATGCTGGCTCCAGTCAGTTCACTGTTCCCTATCATAAGGGTCCTGACAAATACCAGGAAGAGGTCAGTTTCTGTGCTGGGTGGGGTAGGATAAGACACCACTGTCCTGTGTGTCTCTCCATCCCTCCACCCAGAGCATGAAGTGTTAGATGTGTGCCCCCAATCTGCTAGTTCAGGTTCAGCTGGAACTAACCAGTGTTGCTATTTAGACAACATCCGGGTCATTTGACGGCTCACACTGTAGTATGTAATAAATCCTTCTCCACTAGACTGTGAACTCCGGCAGTAAGACTGGCCACTTCGTAGTGTGATTTCGGGCAacctttctcatttctaaaacaaGGATGCTCATGGTATATTTCTCTGAGAATAGCTGGGAAAACTGTGAATTCATACGGAGGGACTTCGCTGTCCTTTTCTTTGATGTTCTTTTTTTGCAGTGATCACTCAGGGCTTTGCCCTGGCTAGGCACTAAGTGGGACACCCTGCAAATGTGTGTCCCGTGCATGGAGAGGCAGAAAGACTCACCCTGTTACCAGAGTGACACCCCCCtacccacacacaaacacacacatacacagaatagAAGCACTCAGAGCTCAGCACCCCACGCAGTGACCCTCCTGGGAGCCCAGGGCATCCTCAGCCCCTggcttctctggagggcagcCTGCAGCTCTCCCAGGCTCTCAGCTGTCATCCCAGCAGCTCCATATTGCTAGGAGCGCAGCTTGGAGCCTGGCTCAGCCCTACACCACGTATCAAGGGCAGCAGAACCTGCGGTGTTCTAGGAGCTAGGGgaattgtgcgtgtgtgtgcatgtgtgtgtgtgtgtgtgtgcgtgtgcactgGTGAACTTGGGGAGCGGGGGAGAGCTTTCTAGAgctctggcttccagaactgcTCTTCTCTGAAAGCTCTGTCTCATTACTAAGTCCCCAGTCTTTTCCAATCTCCCTACCTCCTCAATGAGTGCCCCCAACCCCAAGTCTTGCCTGGGGGCTCCTCTGGGGTCTGTCTGGGTCATTTTCCTGGAAAGAGCAGGGCTTGTCTGTGGACCTGGGTCTGTGGACTCCTGGTTTGCCTGCCGGCctgcccctcttcctccttccccaagACGCATGTTGCCTGCCTTTCAGTTGTGTTCTGCTGGGGAGCATATGTTAGTTTCTCAGGATGTCCTGGGAGGGCAGGCAGAGCTCTCGCCAACCTCCAGGGGAGGGGTCATGGCATCGAGTGGAGTGGGGATGCTCCTTAGGGCTCTTGTGTTGGGGACAATGCATTTGGGTGGGTGTGGCCTTCAGTGCGGGGTGTACTGTAACATCAGGATGGCTTGTGTTGCTATTTCAGGTGGACCTTCTTAGTGTGAGAGGTGGCCGGCCAGGGGATTGTGTTATTGGTTGCTGCACGCTGTGCTCAGGGCATTGACCGTTTGCGTGGCTGCCCAAGGTCCCTTGGCCGTGAAAAGATAATTGAGTGGGAGGGCATCTCTCTTTCGGGTGCTGCCGGCGCCCTCCACCCCTGTCCACGGGGATCCCTGGATCCCAATATGCCTGAGGTCTCTGGGCACAGCTGAAGCTCAAGAAAACCTAGCAAAGGGGAGGACAACCTGGGTCCGCGTTCAGTTCAGAGCTCTTATTTCGCAGGCCACCACCTACGCTCCCTTGCCCGTAAGGGACAGGTGGGAGGTCCCAAGCCCCTCGGCTGGTCCCTTCAGGTGCCCAGGTCCGACCTCCCGACAAAGGCGGCCGACCACGTGCCCTTCCTCGAGGCGGGCCCGGAGTGGAGAACGCACGCAGCCCCTGGGTTTCCGCTCCAGCCAGGGTTCGAGCCAGACCGCGCTGCGCCCGGGGTGGGCGCGGAGCAGCCCCTCGCAGCACCCCGCCCAGCCACCCCGTGTTGTGCCTCGCCCACTCCCAGCCTCAGCCTCTGCAGCGCCCTGGAAGCGGCGCTAGGGGGAGCTGTGGCAACTGGCTTGGTGGATTGAATCAAAACCGCGCATCAAACAGCTATTCCTTGGACTTGCAggggatgggtgggtggggggcgcaCGGGGAGGAGGGCGACACACCGTTCCCCCTCCTCAGCAGCTCCAGATTCTTCTCTTCCCGTAGGAGGCCGAGAAAACAgccctgtttgtgtgtgtgtgtgtgtgtgtatggggggggggtggtgaagGTGCTTTTCCTCCCCGGAACTCACGCCTCCGTAGcctccttctttcctcctcccccaTCGTGGGCCCTTCGCGGCCCCCACCtccgtccccccacccccgcaagcccctTGGCTCTGGAGTGTCCCCGAGAACTTCGCCTCGCGCGTCACCGGGACCCAGAACCCAGCGGGCTCCTGGGACTGGCTTGCGTCCGCCTCTCCgaggcttggggtgggggtgggggggtcctcTCGGCTGCAGCCCTTCCTCTCCCTGCGGGGGGCGTGAAGGCTAGGGTGGGGGGGCGTGAGCCGTCCTGCTGGGGGGAGGGACTCGCGCAGCCAAGGGGAGCGCAGGGGCGAGAAAGCGAGCGAGAGCACTGGGGAGACAgccagggacagagagagaggggggagGCTATCAAATCAAGAGCAAGCTgccactttgctttttctttcctttttcctccccttCAGTCTTTCTTTCCTATCCCCTCTTAAGCTGGAACCACCCCGCGCGCCCCCGGGCCCGAGGCGCGGCTCCAGATGTGAATTTGGTTCCAGTGGGGAGGACGCGAGCTTCCTCGGGGCCTTGGCACATTCTCCCACTCTGAGGTCATTCCGTAGGTGGTCAGAGCGCAGAGCGCGCCTGGAGCCTTCCTGCCTCCATCCactggggagggaagaagagaggcgGGCGGGAGGGCgcggagagggagaagggaggggcgcGAGGAGGGAGGGAGACGCCGCCAGCACACCACCAAGTGGCACCGAGCAGTGATAACaaactcaacttaaaaaaaaaaaggaaaaaacttccCCAAGTTGCAGCCGGAGATGTGCGGACGTGCGGGCGGAGGCGCAGGGCGGGGACTGTGGGTGGCCCAGAAGCCCCCGGTGTCCCCCGGCGGCTCTCCCCGGCCCAAGAGAGGTCTGAGTTGAGGCAGAGCAGGCTCTGCGCCCCTGGCTGGGTTAGGAATTGTGATGGTGGCTCGCTCGGCTTCCTGCTGGAGACCCTGGGGGCGGGGAGACCGGTTCCCGTGGGGGTCAGGCCCCTCTGCAGAGGCGGCGGGGGGGCCGGGGAGGCGCGCAGCACCGGCTTCTTCCCCAGCAAACGACActccctcccatccctctcccagccctggcCCTGCGGATGTGGGCAGCTCCTGCCCTCCCAGGCTAGGAGAGCTGGGCTTTGCAGGAGGGTAGGGGTCTCGCGTCACCTCCCTCTATCCTTCCCGCCACCTCCAGGCCGACCTGAAAACAAGGCACCGCCATCCTCTAGAGTCGACTTTTTttattaagatgataaatttaaacaaatcatCTGAACAGTTTTACCCGGTTGATACACAATTCAGAATGCACAAAAAtacaggggaaggagggagaagagccAAGAAAGGAAGGGTTGGCAACTTGTTTTGGAGTCCACATGGTGTGATGGCAGAGAACCAGAGGGGCTGCAGGCgaaccccacttttttttttttaacaacaaaaggctttaaattaaacaaaatctaTCAAGCTGAAGACACAGGACGGGGTTCTTTCGGGCTCGAACAATGCTGGTTTCATGAAATGCAACCGAAGGCTGAATCAGGATAGTGCAACttagaagcacacacacacacacacacacacacacacacacacacacacacacccacatctgACCAGGAACTTAGAGAAAAGTCTCCAACGCAGTCGGCGGTCCCGGCCCCTCCCTCTCTCGGGGCCGCCGGGGATCCAGGTGAAGGAATCGACTTCCTTTTTTGTTTAGTGGGGACCGCAGTGCTGGGCATGATGGGAAATGTAGTCGGCCGTGCCCGCCCCCTACCCCTTCCCCAAACAGTGTCCGAGAGTGTCGGGGTGTCCGGCGCCACCTCCGGGTCTGGAAGacgggtggaggaggggaggaaaacaGAGCCAGAGGGGCGGGGAGACCAGAGGTTCAAGACACCCGCCccgggaagaaaagaaaaaaaaaaagttgaagtgtTTTCATTTCTGCCTTCTCATTTTGAGAACTTTGGAGGCCGCCCCCAGAGAGGAAATGTGACCCAAACCTCCCTTTCGGAGATAGAGTTTGCCTTTGTTTTTGCTCAGGATTTCACAAGACCCATTCCTCACCCCGCGGAGGGACTCTAGAGAACAGAGCTCCGGGCTTCCTGGGTCTGACAACTGATTGGAATCGGCGTCCGAGACCCCGCGCCCTCCAGCGCTGCGCCCCCGGCGCGCCCTGGCGGTCTGGGCGCCCTGCCTCGCCCCCCGGCTGCCCGGCACCTCCTCCGGGCAGCAGCCCTTCCTCACGTGGCTGGCTCCTCGCTAAACACCACTGCAAtcactacaataaaaaaaaaaaaagagtaggagaAACACAAAGCATACTTAAATAGGCGCTTTTTCTCTCTGCAAAAATAAAGTCCAAGatcttagatttctttttttttattttacaatttataaAACATCAGCCGTCTCCCTCTGCTCGCCCCCTGCTCAGCCCGGAGTGGCCGGGCGCCCGTTCGTTCCCTCCTCTCGCCCCTTGGCCGAGTCTTTGTCTGGCCCCAGCCCCGCGGGGCCCCGGGTCCCCGTGCCCTCGGGGGTCCCTAGAAGGCGACAATGGCTCGAGTCCAGGCGCCGAGGCTGGCGAGCGCCTGCTTGGCGCACAGCTGCCCGTTGAGCGGCGGCGGCTGCTCGGAGGAGTCCGGCTGTCGGCTCACCAGCCCGGAGAAGCccgagccaaagatggagatcaAGTTTGAGATGTTGGACGCGTCCGGGGACGAGTCCGGGCAGAAGTCCTCGAAGCGAGCGCGCTTGCAGGGGGCGAACGGGACGCCCCCGGGGGGCTCGGCCCCCAGGTCGCCCGCATCCTCGTCGTCgtcgtcctcctcctcctggccagGGTAATACTTGCGCTTGCAGCCAGTGGCGGACGCCAGGCCGGGTCCCGGGGCGCCCTGGCCACAGCAGGGGCAGTGGGCGGAGGCGCAGCAGTCCTGGTGCAAGTAGCCGTTCTCCACCGTGGTCACCACGTGAGTGTCCAGGTCCAGCACGGTGGTCTGGCTGCTGCAGTGCACGCCAAAGTCCGAGGGGGCCGGGTACGCGCCCCGGTAGAAGCcgggggaggaggcgggggccggggaggagggcggggaggCGGCGGCCGCTGCCTGAGGGGCGGCCCCAGGGGGCGCGGAGGGCGCGGAGCAGGCGGCCGAGGCGCGAGGGTCCCGCGGGCAGAGGGAGgcgggcggcggcagcggcgcAGGACCCGGCTGCAGCGGCTCCAAGGGCTGCCCGCGGTGGGGCGCGCCGTGCGGCGGCTGGAGCGCGGCGCACCCGGGCAGCTCCGAGAGCGCCCCCGCGCCGCCCGCGGGCGCCccggccgccgccgctgccgccgcgcAGCCCCTGGGCGCCGGGTGCTGGTGCAGCTGCTGCTGGAGGTGCAGCTGGTGGAGCTGGTGGAGCTGGTGCAGCTGGTGACGGGCGACCGGTTCGCGCGCCTCCGCGTCCCCGCCGCCGCCAAGTTGGAGAGGGCCGAAGTCGGCCGCGCTGGCCGGCATGCCCGGCGCCGCGTACGCGAGgtgctggtgctggtggtggggcggctgctgctgctgttgctgctgctgctgctggcgccGGTAGAGCTCGGCGTAGCGCTCGCTCAGGTAGAGCTGGCGCGCGTTGCGGAGCACGTAGGACACCAGGAGGTTCTTGTGCAGCTTGATGCCGCCGCGCTGGGTCCGGGAGCTGTGGATCTTGCGCAGGGAGATGCTGATCAGGCTCTGGGCGTCCAGGGCGCACTCCATGCTCCCTTGAAAACGGCGGCGGCGAAGCAGCCGCGGccgttgctgctgctaaggctGCTGCTGTTTCGGCTTCCAGCCGGCCTCCGGGACGCGCTGGGCAGGGGAAACGGAGCCCAGGTCAGCGGGTCGGCTGCGCTCCGAGAGGAGCCGCGACCATGCGCTGCGCGCCACCCGCGGGCTCGTGCTCCCCAGACGGCGCCAAAGCAATGAGCCTCGGCCGGCCCGGGCCCCAGCTATTTAGCCGGGCGTCCGGGCCCCGCCCCACACCTGATGAGCCAATGAGAGTGCCCCAAACCTCCCGAGTGACAGACGCTGCCCGCCCCGGGGCCACTAAGCTGGCCAATCAGACCAAGGCGGTTCCTTTGTGCTATTCAAATACGGAACGGACCCGGGACCTCCAACGCTGCCGCTGCCTCGAATGTTCTCCTGGGGCCGCCGCGCCGCGCGGGACTTGGAGTCACGGGGGCCGCTGTCTGCGACGTGGCCGCCTCGCAGCCGTCACGTTGGAGCCCGTGGCAGCCCTCGGCCTAGTTCCTGGGAGCCCAGGGTCGGTTCACCTGCGTGCTGCTGCGACGGCTCCTCCCCCTTCCGCATGGCTGGGCCTCACCTGCGGCAGGTGCGCGCAACTCCCACTCCCGGCCACGCGGCACCTCCTTTCTGATCTGTCGCCCCCTCGGGTGACCCACTGGACCCAAGGCTTTTGCAAGAGACTCGTGGGGCTGCCGGCTTGACCTGTGGGGACTCCTCAGGGGAAGGAGATTTCGAGGTCCCCTCAGTCGCTGAGAATGTGGGATCTGACTCCTTGACTTTTTGGTCGAGGGGCCTCAGAGAACACTCAGAGAAGGGCCGTTCTCTCCGTTGGTCTGACAGAAGAACCCCAAACATGGTGAATTTTGATCTCCCCAGATGGAGAAGGCTTGGAGGCGTGCCCCTGGCAAACACCTGAGGTCTAAAGGCGTTCTGAGAGCTGACATCCAGTGTCCTAATCGCTGGTCCTGTaacctctcctttctttcctaataataatgacaataggGACTATTATGATGTACCTAGTATGGGGGAAGCCCTGCCAGAAACGCCTGACTCCCTCCCTGAGACTGCCTGCAGATAGGGACCTCAGCCTTAGAGGAGAAGGGTGACACTCAGGAAATCACGCAGCCCAGGAACTCACCAACTTAACTCTTGTTGACGCTGTTTTCCTTCTTGTCCTGAATCGTTCATGGGGCCACCTGCTTCCAGCTGGGAGCTGAGACGGTGGGGATTTTCTCCAGGGGGCTCTTCATCTGGACTGGTTAGCCTGAAAGGGGGTGACTGCTGCTTAGAGTGTGTGTCGGGGGATCTCTTTGAAGTGGCCAGGATGTTTGCCTGAGGAGGGGGTCCTTGAGTTGGCCCTTGAAGGAGAAACAGGGTTCACAGAGAGTATGAAGGCTAGTGGGCCTTGTGTGTGTTGGGTGGGTGCTGGGTGGGAGGAGGACTCAGAGGCAAACTTCGTGCTATTTCACCCTCTGCTTGGGGTTTCTTCCGAGTCTCTTCTTTCGCTGGGCCTCTTGTCCTCAGCACCTGCTTCATCCCTTGGCAGGAGTAAAGAGACTCAGCCAGTCCATCCAGCACTCTCTTGGGGTCCCCTCAgatttcagaattctccaagttTGTTTCCTCCAACAATTTTTCAGCATCTACTCAGTGCCAGGCAGCAAGGTTAAAAACAGATTTAGGGAGAACGTAccctatttttcagatgaaacTTGGGGCGCTGACAGCGGAAGGGACTTGCCTGAGGTCCCACAGCTCCCGGTCCAGTGCTCTGGCCTTTCCATGCCATCTGTGCACAATCTCAAACTGTTCTGAACCCCTGTGATCAGAAGAACCTCTTCTGCCCCCACCCAGAGAAGCCAGGATTGACACTTTAGGGGAACTGTGAGAAAAGGCATCTTACTTCCATTATATCTGCTGACAGGGACACAGAATACAACTTGTTCATGTGCTAGTATtcgtaataataaaaatatgctgctccttacctccctgctgctgctgctgctaagtcgcttcagtcgtgtccaactctgtgtgaccccagagacggcagcccaccaggctcccccatccctgggattctccaggcaagaacactggagtgggttgccatttccttctccaatgcatgaaagtgaaaagtgaaagtgaagtcactcagtcgtgtccctagGGCCTGTCTTAAAGACACACAAAGACTTCattcttttatctattttgttttgaccacactgcaaggcatgtgggatctcagtccctggccagggatcgaacctgcgccccctgcattgaaagcgcagagtcttaacctctggactgccagggagatccctcattcatttatttttgaagtcCACCTTTGAGATGTCATTACCATGTGGAGAGAAGTGGGAGGTTCTGTTTCTACAGTCAAGCCTGGGATGGACAGTGTCTGGCACGTTGTGAGAGTCTAAGAATGTGTTATTAATGCTTATTTTGGACTTTCATTCTGTCTTTGCCCAGATTTTATTGGGGCAAGCTAAGATTTTGAGTGTTTGTgtcttgctcaaggtcactcagTCAAGAAGGGGTGAAggcagggtttgaacccaggtctgtctccAGCAGCAGAACTTGCTTTAGGTTCTTTGAAATCAGCCACTTGCTTCTGCCATGGGTGAATCTGAGTCCAGTTCTCAGGGCTCAGCTCATGGCGAATATAAGTTTGATTGATCAACATCCCACCACTTTCCTGCCAACCGCTCTGAAACCAGGGCCTGCGGGGtccacaaagaagaaaatccCTCTCACAGCTCAGCTCATCATTGACAGCTGTTCTCAGAGCAGCACCTCCTAACTCTGGGGGCCCAGATGGGACACCAGGGTAGGGAGGGAAATGGATTCCCTAGCGACAGGTTGAGGGCAGGGGAACCAGCACCCCCTTCATCCTCTGCCTCAAGGTGGGTCTGAGCTCTAAGGCTCTTCTGCTCCCTGGGGCCAGCTGAGGAGTGGTCAGTCCCATCTGCATGGCCCCATTCTTTGGGTCCTCCTGTCTGGGGCCCATGTTCACTTGGTCTCACCTCCTTGGGAATGGAGAGGTGGGGTAGTGGAGAGGGCTAAGCAGTTGTCTAGCTTAGTAAAAACCCTTGATCTTTTTTGGGGTGGCCTGGAGGGGGCGAGTTG
This genomic interval carries:
- the IER5L gene encoding immediate early response gene 5-like protein, translating into MECALDAQSLISISLRKIHSSRTQRGGIKLHKNLLVSYVLRNARQLYLSERYAELYRRQQQQQQQQQQPPHHQHQHLAYAAPGMPASAADFGPLQLGGGGDAEAREPVARHQLHQLHQLHQLHLQQQLHQHPAPRGCAAAAAAAGAPAGGAGALSELPGCAALQPPHGAPHRGQPLEPLQPGPAPLPPPASLCPRDPRASAACSAPSAPPGAAPQAAAAASPPSSPAPASSPGFYRGAYPAPSDFGVHCSSQTTVLDLDTHVVTTVENGYLHQDCCASAHCPCCGQGAPGPGLASATGCKRKYYPGQEEEDDDDEDAGDLGAEPPGGVPFAPCKRARFEDFCPDSSPDASNISNLISIFGSGFSGLVSRQPDSSEQPPPLNGQLCAKQALASLGAWTRAIVAF